The segment ttgaatgacagcgttgctaagcgtctcttccctgttaaaccagtggtgtggacattaaggggcgttaccttcaacagcttcgctccagattggctctttggttgctatgatactcgcggtcggaattccaaatatggaacttggctccaaattttcTTGTATAACTGCTAaagcctccatgagcttcatttaactagaaccaaactctatgggtgacgtcacactcactcagtccacttctttatacagtctatgatccaaCCACTACAAAAACCATATGCCGTCGGAAAACCAGTAATCCTAAAGTGCTGGGTATATTTTTAACCTTTTCAAATATAGATGGCAATATCTGCAGCCCTTTTCCCTCTCCATAATGTAGTAATTAAGCACATATGTGTGCATTATCGGCTTAACAATGAGTTGGATTAGTAGAGCTATAGAAAGATATTGCATCTGTGCCATCAGTAAAGTCACCATCAGGAGACTTCATTTTCTCTCTGACATTTGGTGTGGGACCTGATAATTAACTGGCCTTTTCATTTTTCAGTTATTCATAATGTCTGCAAAAGGGAGCGCTGTGGCTGATTAGTCAAAAAGCCAACCACAAACAagaatatgtatttgttttattggtcGTGGGTCCATGAGTTACTTACATGACATGTTTATATAAAACTACAGAGGCCCAGGAGGCTCAAGTCAATTCAAAAGAGAtagaacacaacacaaatacaagAGAAGAGAGTGTAGtgcaatataacaaataaaCAGGGGGGGAAAGGAACTAATTAAAAATACTCATGTTACTAtaattgagtagattttttgggtaattgtactttttcgagtagatttttaaacctgtacttttgcttgtaattgagtaaaagTAATCTAACCATATaattgtaattagttacatttaaaatcatagtaTTGAGTACAGCATAAGTCCCAGTCATCCCAATACACAACTGTCTCTGCCTCTTTACAAACTGACAAAGGCCCTGTTTCACAAAACAGGTTAAAGTAATTCCTGAGGGTTATCCTACTCAGACAGGGTCAACTCAGAGTTTCCTGTTTCAGAAAACAggtctggagcagagttagGCCGCTCAGAGTTTGTTCACTTCGAGTTTAAccgaggaaaaaaaacacaaacaatggATCCCAGAAAAGAGGATTCACCATGTCAACGGTAAACCAGACGAGGCATCCATCTTACAGGGACTAAAGGTCATGTGACAGGTTTCAATTCAGGTTTGATATTAAAACGAGGTAATTAATAATTAGTGTTatgcattaaaacacacatgtttttacatttgtgttgctcattaagaagtattttaaaaaatcaaataattttACACACTTTTTGCACATGTGGCACTAAACGGTCTGAGATATATCTGAGTATTTGGAGTGTAGTGACATAAACTGTGACATTGAACACGTTTATTTAAGTATCTATTTGCTTGATATCAAGCTGATAAACCTGACCAAATATTTTTAAGAAGTTATCATAAACAGTGAGCTGTGTTAAAAATTACTAATtgaaacaaatgtataaaagtgGCAAATAAATAATCTTTATAAAGTTAAATCCTCATCATTTAACCTTGATTGTCTAACTGTTCTGAGTATTTCCAATGAGAGCTGTCCTTCAGGAGCAGACTAAACTCAGGGTTAGAGGAATAAAACCTGCTGTGCTAACAGAgtgagttaccatggtgactgaCTGGGTTTAAGTTAACTCTGTAAGAAACTGAAAACTCTGAGTAGATCTCTTTTCAGGGTTAATAAACTCTGAATTGGGGCTAAACCTGCTTCTTGAAACAGGGTCAAACTTACACCACTGCatcgcctgctctgattggacagagctCAGAGAAAATGCAGGTTGTGGTTTGAACTGACTAAATTAATCTCTAAACTGTTTAATTCATAAAACACTGATCTAACATGCTGCTTAAAGATCTGTTTAAAAGTAACTAGTAACTAGTACTTAAGTATTTACTTCAGCACAATTTTGGCAGCTGttcttgtacttgtaattgagtaggTTTTTacccatgtaactgtacttttacttgaatacagATTTGCAGTACTCTTTGCAGCACTGCAAATAAACTATgctaagctttttttttttttttttaatctttaatctatatatatctaaaaCCTTTTCATAGTATGTGGTTctaaatgttcttttttgtgGCAGTGACTTTTTTCTGGACCTTTGGTGGTTGCAGGGAGAGACAGAtgcaaaatgtttgtttttttgatgatTTGTTGTTCATAGTGTGGATAAAAATCTTATCTGTAGGCAAAATCCACgcaaaagtcacatttaaaaaatccaaGTAAAATGCATCCGATCAAATTTTTAAAACCTGGTTATGGAAATAACATATGACCCAGCCTGGAGAAAGCCTATGTGAGTTGCACTTGCACTTGTTCACACACATAATCCAACATAAAGgggtagtttttgttttattttcattaaaattCTGAAAAACCGTGTAAGTAGCCTAAACTTCCCAAACATCCTCTTTAGTTTACCAACAGCCGAAATGTTCTTCCCTGTAGCCATGCGTGCCTGTCTAAATCACACATGGGGGCAGACTTTAGCTTTGAGGGCGTTTTTGGCTGAGGCCCACTGAGCCGCCTGCACCACTCCACACAGCGCTGCCTTGTGCGCTGCCTTGCCTCCGGTCGTATCGACAGGAGCgagaggggggtggaggggaggacgtgaggggagagagaaagcctCCATAACCCTGTTTGCTTGTTTCTTCGGAGGAGTGAAAAGAACTTGGGGCACTACACTGTAAGCCTGGAAGAGGTACGACGCAGCTCTGTGCACCCAGGACGGGACAATTGTTTTGGGGGAGAATAACGCCAGGGAGTGGATGATGTGGATGGGGGCGCATAGAATGACAAGGAGGAAGATTGATACGGCCAGGAAACGCAATTGTGAGAAAGAGCTTTTGGCTAATTCCGGCGTTTCCTTTGGTTTCACGCAGAGAAGATTCAAATAGATACCTAGCAAGCAAACCAACGGTAGCAGAAAGACGGTGATGCCATAGACGTAGACTAAAAAGTTCAGACTTAAAAGGGTGTCAGCGGAGCACACCCCCCAGTGGCTGCTATGGATCTGAGCGTATGTGAAATTGTGGATATCTTCAACATAGAATTTTGACAGAAAACCTCCATAGGGCAAGAACCTCCCGATAACTTTGACATTTTGGGGTTTTGGATACTGGGTAGTTGGAGGTAAAGTCGTGGTCCAATTGTCTCCAACTTCAAGACCAGCTGTCCCAGTGTCAATGCCATCCGGCCCCCCGTATCCTCCGCTGCCCCGCCAGGTGTGAAGGACGTCCGAGCCAATGAACTGGGCGAAGGAGGACAAGATGGATGCCACCCAGCTCAGCAGCACCGCGCACAGGGCACGCCGTCGGGTCACCACGGCCGGGTATCTGAACGCACAGGAATAAGACAAGAAAATTGAGGTGCAGATGGAAATTCACACATGAGCAGCTAAAGTGCTCCCACGGCTAAAACGCCAgtgcaaatacaaaataagatgCAAAATGTCCCGCAGTTTGCTGGAAAACAACTACTTACAGAtacaaaaaagatgaaaaaaatcaacattaaaggaGCTGCTGCAAGACAAACAACATGATCATTTTTAAATCACTACTGTAACCATGATATCATTGTTAGTGAAATATTTCCTGGTcaccaccttgtctccatggagatgtaatcaATCGGATTCATGTGTGCTAGAATTTGATGATCATATTTGATAGTTATATTTTCCAATAGTGGGCAGAGTCCTCCATAACCACACCAAAGTTATAGCCAGAATAT is part of the Periophthalmus magnuspinnatus isolate fPerMag1 chromosome 16, fPerMag1.2.pri, whole genome shotgun sequence genome and harbors:
- the LOC129456961 gene encoding uncharacterized protein LOC129456961; the encoded protein is MELLWLYSTCQYLLFIGVIGCSGRLCLRVRRSSNIAGIYQGIQLSKPWSVSGCLRLTLGLVGALGGAVELPVTVILNQRKPTCMYTCITLVCGPLLIRHFTMFLVMLLSLDDHLLHVLAHKYPAVVTRRRALCAVLLSWVASILSSFAQFIGSDVLHTWRGSGGYGGPDGIDTGTAGLEVGDNWTTTLPPTTQYPKPQNVKVIGRFLPYGGFLSKFYVEDIHNFTYAQIHSSHWGVCSADTLLSLNFLVYVYGITVFLLPLVCLLGIYLNLLCVKPKETPELAKSSFSQLRFLAVSIFLLVILCAPIHIIHSLALFSPKTIVPSWVHRAASYLFQAYSVVPQVLFTPPKKQANRVMEAFSLPSRPPLHPPLAPVDTTGGKAAHKAALCGVVQAAQWASAKNALKAKVCPHV